A portion of the Streptomyces sp. NBC_01335 genome contains these proteins:
- the egtB gene encoding ergothioneine biosynthesis protein EgtB — MTTVSDSNFHFAPESDAEALRGRALTALIAARARTAILTDSVEDGELIAQHSPLMSPLVWDLAHIGNQEEQWLLRAVGGRDAIRPEIDGLYDAFEHPRSARPSLPLLAPAEARTYASDVRGRVLEILESAPLHGGGRPLERAGFAFGMIAQHEQQHDETMLITHQLRSGPAALTAPEPPRSQDSVRLPREVLVPGGPFTMGTSTEPWALDNERPAHRREVAAFFLDTTPVTCGAYQRFIEDGGYTQERWWHPAGWAMVREHELTAPLFWHREAGQWLRRRFGVTEPVPADEPVLHVSWYEADAYARWAGRRLPTEAEWEKAARHDAASGRSLRYPWGDADPTPERANLGQRHLRPAAAGAYPQGESAAGVRQLIGDVWEWTASDFLPYPGFVAFPYREYSEVFFGPEHKVLRGGSFAVDPVACRGTFRNWDLPVRRQIFSGFRTARDT, encoded by the coding sequence ATGACCACCGTCTCCGACAGCAACTTCCACTTCGCGCCGGAGTCCGACGCCGAGGCTCTCCGCGGCCGGGCCCTGACCGCCCTGATCGCCGCCAGGGCCCGCACCGCGATCCTGACGGACAGCGTCGAGGACGGCGAACTCATCGCCCAGCACTCGCCGTTGATGTCCCCGCTGGTCTGGGACCTGGCCCACATCGGCAACCAGGAGGAGCAGTGGCTCCTGCGGGCCGTGGGCGGCCGGGACGCGATCCGGCCGGAGATCGACGGCCTGTACGACGCGTTCGAGCACCCGAGGTCCGCCCGCCCCTCCCTGCCGCTGCTGGCCCCCGCCGAGGCGCGGACCTACGCCTCGGACGTACGCGGCCGGGTGCTGGAGATCCTGGAGAGCGCCCCGCTGCACGGCGGCGGACGCCCGCTGGAACGCGCCGGGTTCGCGTTCGGCATGATCGCCCAGCACGAACAGCAGCACGACGAGACCATGCTGATCACCCATCAGCTGCGTTCCGGCCCGGCCGCACTGACCGCCCCCGAGCCGCCCCGGTCCCAGGACTCCGTACGCCTCCCTCGCGAAGTACTCGTCCCCGGCGGGCCGTTCACCATGGGGACGTCCACCGAGCCCTGGGCGCTGGACAACGAACGCCCGGCGCACCGGCGGGAGGTGGCCGCGTTCTTCCTGGACACCACCCCGGTCACCTGCGGGGCGTACCAGCGGTTCATCGAGGACGGCGGGTACACCCAGGAGCGCTGGTGGCATCCGGCGGGGTGGGCGATGGTCCGCGAACACGAGCTCACCGCGCCGCTGTTCTGGCACCGTGAGGCGGGGCAGTGGCTGCGGCGGCGGTTCGGCGTGACCGAGCCCGTACCGGCCGACGAGCCGGTGCTGCACGTCAGCTGGTACGAGGCGGACGCCTACGCCCGCTGGGCCGGGCGGCGGCTGCCGACCGAGGCCGAGTGGGAGAAGGCGGCCCGCCACGACGCGGCATCCGGGCGTTCGCTGCGCTACCCGTGGGGCGACGCCGACCCCACGCCGGAGCGGGCGAACCTCGGCCAGCGTCATCTGCGGCCCGCCGCCGCGGGCGCCTACCCGCAGGGGGAGTCGGCCGCCGGGGTGCGCCAGCTGATCGGTGACGTGTGGGAGTGGACGGCCAGCGACTTCCTGCCCTATCCGGGGTTCGTGGCCTTCCCGTACCGCGAGTACTCGGAGGTCTTCTTCGGCCCGGAGCACAAGGTGCTGCGGGGCGGTTCGTTCGCGGTGGACCCGGTCGC